One Campylobacter massiliensis DNA window includes the following coding sequences:
- a CDS encoding MmcQ/YjbR family DNA-binding protein: MPARKRVFSYIKEKFGAQGERVFDKHPAFAVFRHAKNRKWFAVFMRVDGGKLGLKSGEALEILNLKCKPDLAAILRDGDQILPAYHMNKKHWISVNLSSKIASEQVEDLIDLSFELTR; this comes from the coding sequence ATGCCCGCACGGAAGCGAGTTTTTAGCTACATAAAGGAGAAATTCGGCGCGCAGGGCGAGCGAGTATTTGACAAGCACCCCGCATTTGCCGTGTTTCGCCACGCGAAAAACCGAAAATGGTTCGCCGTTTTTATGCGCGTGGACGGCGGCAAGCTGGGGCTTAAAAGCGGGGAAGCGCTAGAGATACTAAATCTAAAATGCAAGCCCGATCTCGCGGCGATTTTGCGCGACGGTGATCAAATTTTGCCCGCCTATCATATGAATAAAAAGCATTGGATCAGCGTAAATTTAAGCTCCAAAATCGCGTCCGAGCAGGTGGAGGATCTGATCGATCTTAGCTTTGAGCTGACGAGATAG
- a CDS encoding DNA-3-methyladenine glycosylase I, with the protein MQNTQKPKIRCDWAEKSELERVYHDEEWGKLIKDDAKFFELIVLEGFQAGISWHAVLLKREAMRAAFDGFDAHKISLYGEEQTAKFMQNPALIRNRLKLNSLAANARAFLAVVSEFGSFYDYLWGYLLPKFDPKFDGKPIINHYENIKQIPATTPLADFVAKEMKKRGFKFLGPTSVYAFLQSAGVVDDHLDACFCKGGK; encoded by the coding sequence TTGCAAAATACTCAAAAACCTAAAATCCGCTGCGACTGGGCGGAGAAAAGCGAGCTAGAGCGCGTATATCACGACGAGGAGTGGGGCAAGCTCATAAAAGACGATGCGAAATTTTTCGAGCTCATCGTGCTTGAGGGCTTTCAGGCGGGTATCTCGTGGCATGCGGTGCTGCTTAAACGCGAGGCGATGAGAGCGGCGTTTGACGGATTTGACGCGCATAAAATTTCGCTCTACGGCGAGGAGCAGACGGCAAAATTTATGCAAAATCCAGCACTCATCAGAAACCGCCTAAAGCTAAACTCGCTCGCCGCAAACGCCCGCGCATTCCTCGCCGTCGTAAGCGAGTTTGGCAGCTTTTACGACTATCTTTGGGGCTATCTTTTGCCTAAATTCGATCCCAAATTTGACGGCAAGCCCATCATAAATCACTATGAGAACATAAAGCAGATCCCAGCTACCACGCCGCTTGCGGATTTCGTCGCAAAAGAGATGAAAAAGCGCGGATTTAAATTTCTGGGACCCACGAGCGTCTATGCGTTTTTGCAAAGCGCGGGCGTAGTGGACGATCATCTGGACGCCTGCTTTTGCAAAGGAGGCAAGTGA